The Roseimicrobium gellanilyticum DNA segment CGCGGTGATTGCCTGCCACAGGTGTTGTGCAAGGGCGAGGCTCAGCATGCACACGCAGACGACGGCTGCTCCCAAGCGCAGGTACATGGCACGGCGGTCCGATTTGATCGTCATCAGCCAGAGCGAACCGAGGAAGGCGCCGATGCCAGAAGAGGCCATGAGGAAGCCGTGCGACTGCGCATCAATCTGCAGCACGTGCCGCGAGTAAAGCGGCATGGTGATCATGAAGAAGGGGGAGATGCACGTGGTGAGCGTGGCCAGCAGCCAGATCATGGCCAGCGTGGGCTTGTCCCTCCGCACATAGTGGAAGCCCTCCTTCATTCCCGTCTTGCGCATGGCTTCCTCTTCATCCGTCCCGCGCGGGCGCGGGTGCAGCGAAATCATGGCCACGATGAGTGCCACGAAGCTCAGTGCATTTGCATAAAACGCGGAGGCTGTGCCCAGCTGTGCAATCAGCCAGCCGCCAAGGGCTGGTCCCGCGAGACGCGTGGCGTGGAAAGTGGAGCGATCCACCGCGATGGCCGCCTTGAGCTGGGAACGCTCCACGAGTTCCGGCACGAGCGCCGCCGCTGCGGGCATCTCAAAAGCAGTGCTGATGCCGAGCAGCACACCGGCGACCACCACATGCCAGACGGCGATCTGACCGCTGCCGACCAACCAGCCAATCGAAATGGCCAGCACGATCTGGACGACCTGCGTGATGATGAGGATGCGACGCTTGTCATACCGGTCCGCTGCAAGGCCACCGTGCATGGTCAGCAGCAGCATGGGGATGCCGGAGCAGAAATGTATCAAGCCCAGCGTGAACGCGCTCGACGTCAGCCCAGCCACTACCCACCCTTGGGCCGTCTGCTGCATCCATGTGCCCAGCATGGAGATCGTCTCGCCGGTCATGTACCGGCGGAAGGGGGCATGGCGCAGGACGTGCCAAGCCGGACCGGATGGGGAAGGGGAGTGCTCGCTCACAGAAGGGGTCGGCAATCTTGCGCAGAGTTCGCCGGATCAGGGATACGGCGTCCGAGCTGGGGCAG contains these protein-coding regions:
- a CDS encoding MFS transporter, producing the protein MSEHSPSPSGPAWHVLRHAPFRRYMTGETISMLGTWMQQTAQGWVVAGLTSSAFTLGLIHFCSGIPMLLLTMHGGLAADRYDKRRILIITQVVQIVLAISIGWLVGSGQIAVWHVVVAGVLLGISTAFEMPAAAALVPELVERSQLKAAIAVDRSTFHATRLAGPALGGWLIAQLGTASAFYANALSFVALIVAMISLHPRPRGTDEEEAMRKTGMKEGFHYVRRDKPTLAMIWLLATLTTCISPFFMITMPLYSRHVLQIDAQSHGFLMASSGIGAFLGSLWLMTIKSDRRAMYLRLGAAVVCVCMLSLALAQHLWQAITAMSILTLGTSTMFGLANTIVQERAPDAIRGRVSAILGLSFFGVLPFSGLAVSEIADLVGLRVAMAGGSLLFGLSAGLLLYSHRRLCMKQPVAVAVGSEA